Proteins found in one Acinetobacter sp. XH1741 genomic segment:
- a CDS encoding 3-hydroxyacyl-CoA dehydrogenase, translated as MKIQGKHFVITGGGSGLGAATAEYLVKLGASVTLVDMNVEAGEQQVKQLGPKADFVKLDVTDEAAAEQFFKDILVKHGRLHGLVNCAGIGPSAKVVGREGVHDLGLFAKMLQINVTGTFNMLRFAAEAMSKNTVEAGEEDRGVIVNTASVAAFDGQIGQAAYSASKGAIVAMTLPIARELARHAIRIMTIAPGIMETPMLKGMPQNVQDALGQMVPYPSRLGKPEEFARLVAHIAENSYLNGEVIRLDGAIRMAAK; from the coding sequence ATGAAAATTCAAGGGAAACATTTCGTGATTACAGGTGGTGGCTCTGGTTTAGGTGCTGCTACAGCTGAGTATTTAGTGAAGCTCGGTGCCTCAGTCACATTGGTCGACATGAATGTAGAAGCAGGCGAGCAGCAAGTAAAACAGTTGGGGCCAAAAGCTGACTTTGTAAAACTTGATGTAACCGATGAAGCTGCTGCTGAACAGTTCTTTAAAGATATTTTAGTAAAACATGGTCGTTTGCATGGCTTAGTAAACTGTGCGGGTATTGGCCCTTCTGCAAAAGTGGTTGGCCGTGAAGGTGTTCATGATTTGGGGTTATTTGCAAAGATGCTCCAAATTAATGTCACTGGTACATTTAACATGCTGCGTTTTGCAGCAGAGGCAATGAGTAAAAATACGGTTGAAGCAGGCGAAGAGGACCGTGGTGTAATTGTAAACACTGCTTCAGTTGCAGCATTTGACGGTCAAATTGGTCAAGCGGCTTATTCCGCATCTAAAGGCGCTATTGTGGCCATGACATTGCCGATTGCGCGTGAGCTTGCGCGCCATGCTATTCGTATTATGACTATTGCCCCGGGTATTATGGAAACTCCAATGCTTAAGGGCATGCCACAAAATGTACAAGATGCTTTAGGTCAAATGGTGCCGTATCCATCGCGTTTAGGAAAGCCAGAAGAATTTGCTCGTTTGGTCGCCCACATTGCTGAAAATTCCTATTTAAATGGTGAAGTTATCCGTTTAGATGGTGCAATTCGCATGGCAGCAAAATAA
- a CDS encoding acyl-CoA dehydrogenase family protein: MILNAEQSMVQEMMRNYSQNQLKPTAAHRDKTHEFPAQELKDLGALGAMGMTVPDEWGGAGMDYVSLVLAIEEIAAGDGAISTIVSVQNSLICGITLAYGSEQQKQTYLPKFASGEWLGCFCLTEPHVGSDASAILCKAERDGDHWVLNGVKQFITSGKNAQVALVFAVTDKHAGKKGISCFLVPTNTQGYLVTRIEDKMGQHASDTATITLEDCRIPLENLVGQEGEGYKIALSNLAAGRIGIAAQSVGMARAAFDAAVQYANERKAFGVELVQHQAVGFRLADMATQIEAAHQLVLHAATLKDAGLPCLKEASMAKLFASTMAERVCSDAIQIHGGYGYVSDFPVERIYRDVRVSQIYEGASDIQRLVIAREVAQV; the protein is encoded by the coding sequence ATGATTCTAAACGCTGAGCAAAGTATGGTTCAGGAGATGATGCGTAATTACTCGCAAAATCAGTTAAAACCAACAGCTGCACATCGTGATAAAACCCATGAATTTCCTGCTCAGGAATTAAAAGATTTAGGTGCTCTAGGCGCTATGGGGATGACTGTACCCGATGAATGGGGCGGTGCTGGAATGGACTATGTCTCTTTGGTGCTTGCCATTGAAGAAATTGCCGCAGGTGATGGTGCTATTTCGACAATCGTAAGTGTTCAAAATTCATTGATTTGCGGTATTACATTAGCTTATGGTTCTGAGCAGCAAAAACAAACCTATTTGCCAAAATTTGCTTCTGGCGAATGGCTAGGATGCTTTTGTTTAACTGAGCCACATGTCGGTTCCGATGCAAGCGCGATTTTATGTAAAGCCGAGCGAGACGGTGACCATTGGGTACTCAATGGTGTAAAGCAATTTATTACCAGTGGTAAAAATGCTCAAGTGGCTTTGGTATTTGCGGTCACAGATAAACACGCTGGTAAAAAAGGCATTTCGTGTTTTCTTGTACCAACCAATACACAAGGTTACTTAGTGACTCGTATTGAAGACAAAATGGGTCAACATGCCTCGGACACAGCAACCATTACGCTAGAGGACTGCCGAATTCCTTTAGAAAATTTGGTAGGACAAGAGGGCGAAGGTTATAAAATTGCGCTATCTAATTTAGCGGCTGGGCGTATTGGTATTGCGGCTCAATCTGTTGGTATGGCAAGAGCTGCTTTTGATGCAGCCGTGCAATACGCAAACGAGCGTAAGGCCTTTGGCGTAGAGTTAGTCCAGCATCAGGCGGTTGGCTTTCGCTTAGCAGATATGGCAACTCAGATTGAAGCGGCACATCAGCTGGTTTTACATGCTGCAACTTTAAAGGATGCAGGGCTACCATGTTTAAAAGAAGCCTCGATGGCAAAACTCTTTGCATCAACCATGGCTGAAAGAGTATGTTCGGATGCCATTCAGATTCATGGTGGTTATGGCTACGTTAGTGATTTCCCTGTTGAGAGAATTTATCGTGATGTCCGTGTAAGCCAAATTTATGAAGGCGCTTCAGACATTCAACGTTTGGTGATTGCTCGTGAAGTGGCTCAAGTTTAG
- a CDS encoding LLM class flavin-dependent oxidoreductase, with amino-acid sequence MRSLQDTKFSILELAPIRDDKTTEFSLRHALELAQHAEKLGYDRFWLAEHHNMDGIASSATAVLLGFIAAHTQRIRLGSGGIMLPNHAPLVVVEQFGTLATLYPNRIELGLGRAPGTDQLTMRALRRGHQETEDQFPRDVVEILQYFNAPQAGQKIIATPGQNTHVPVWLLGSSLFSAQLAARLGLPYSFASHFAPRMLGQAIELYRENFEPSEYLDKPYVSMGVPVVVANTDEDAQFLATSAYQRVLGLIRGESLKLKPPVESMQGLWNTAEQLSVENFYQMAQIGSVETVRSGLQKLLSKYEVDEFIFTCDVYDTNKRLDSFTQLMQVKSAN; translated from the coding sequence ATGCGATCACTTCAAGACACCAAGTTTTCAATTTTGGAGCTTGCTCCCATCCGTGATGATAAAACCACTGAGTTTTCATTGCGTCATGCTTTAGAGCTCGCTCAACATGCAGAAAAATTAGGTTATGACCGTTTTTGGCTTGCAGAACATCATAATATGGATGGAATTGCGAGTTCAGCAACCGCTGTTTTACTTGGCTTTATCGCGGCTCATACCCAGCGCATTCGTTTAGGTTCAGGTGGTATCATGCTACCAAACCATGCCCCTTTAGTAGTTGTAGAACAATTCGGTACCTTAGCTACCTTATATCCAAATCGTATTGAACTAGGCCTAGGTCGTGCTCCGGGTACAGATCAGCTCACCATGCGTGCTTTACGTCGCGGGCATCAGGAAACAGAAGATCAGTTTCCTAGAGATGTTGTCGAAATTTTGCAATATTTTAACGCCCCTCAAGCAGGTCAAAAAATTATTGCTACACCAGGCCAAAACACACATGTGCCAGTCTGGTTATTAGGTTCAAGCTTATTTAGCGCACAACTAGCAGCCAGACTAGGATTACCCTACTCATTTGCATCGCATTTTGCTCCACGTATGCTTGGTCAAGCCATTGAGCTTTATCGTGAAAATTTCGAGCCATCTGAATATTTAGATAAACCGTATGTTTCAATGGGTGTGCCAGTTGTCGTTGCAAACACAGATGAAGATGCACAGTTTTTAGCAACCAGTGCTTATCAACGCGTCTTAGGCTTAATTCGCGGTGAAAGCTTAAAACTCAAACCGCCAGTTGAATCCATGCAGGGACTATGGAACACAGCAGAACAGCTTTCTGTTGAAAATTTCTATCAGATGGCCCAAATTGGTTCAGTTGAAACTGTACGTTCAGGTTTACAAAAGCTTTTGAGTAAATATGAAGTCGATGAGTTTATTTTTACTTGTGATGTATATGATACAAATAAACGTTTAGACAGCTTTACTCAATTAATGCAAGTAAAATCAGCAAACTAA
- the prmC gene encoding peptide chain release factor N(5)-glutamine methyltransferase: MNIAQALAIRGEPDSYERQENAWLLEHFLKINSLELKFRLEQELTVQQEQDYLSSLKRIQNGEPLAYVTGSQPFWTLDLKVTSDTLVPRPDTEVLVETVLNLNLPNNANIVDLGTGTGAIALALASERPDWQVTATDIYAPTLEVAKENAQSHDLQRVKFACGAWFEALELQKFDLIVSNPPYINPEDEHMQALATEPRRALVADHQGLADIEIIISQGKNWLKPQGWIALEHGYDQGQAVRHIFAEHGFSQIKTIQDYGQNDRVTLACWI, encoded by the coding sequence ATGAATATTGCTCAAGCGCTTGCAATTCGTGGTGAGCCTGACAGTTATGAACGACAGGAGAATGCTTGGTTACTTGAGCATTTTCTAAAAATCAATTCACTTGAATTAAAGTTTAGACTTGAGCAAGAGTTAACAGTCCAGCAAGAACAAGATTATTTGTCTAGCCTTAAGCGTATTCAAAATGGTGAACCTTTAGCTTATGTAACAGGTTCACAGCCATTTTGGACGCTCGATTTAAAAGTGACTTCCGATACTTTAGTGCCACGACCTGATACTGAAGTTTTAGTTGAAACCGTTTTAAATCTAAATTTGCCAAATAACGCAAATATTGTGGATTTGGGAACGGGGACAGGGGCGATTGCACTTGCTTTAGCGAGTGAACGTCCAGATTGGCAAGTCACGGCAACTGATATTTATGCGCCTACTTTAGAAGTTGCAAAAGAAAATGCTCAATCACATGATTTGCAACGTGTGAAATTTGCTTGCGGCGCTTGGTTTGAGGCACTCGAACTACAAAAGTTTGATTTAATAGTTTCTAATCCGCCGTACATTAACCCTGAAGATGAACACATGCAAGCTCTGGCAACAGAACCGCGCCGTGCATTGGTTGCAGATCATCAGGGACTGGCTGATATTGAAATTATTATTTCTCAAGGTAAAAACTGGTTAAAACCACAAGGCTGGATTGCACTTGAGCATGGTTATGATCAGGGGCAAGCAGTTCGACATATTTTTGCAGAGCATGGTTTTAGTCAGATTAAAACCATTCAAGACTATGGTCAGAATGATCGGGTCACTTTGGCATGCTGGATTTAA
- a CDS encoding aliphatic sulfonate ABC transporter substrate-binding protein — MSFKSKFSIPKTILASTLGFVFASSAFAAIPTTFKLDYAYYAPTSLVVKDQKLLEKALPNTQIKWVFSQGSNRSLEYLNSNSIDFASTAGLAAVLSKANGSPIKTVYVQSQPEWTALVVAKNSPIKSLKDLKGKKIAATKGTDPFLFTLQALDTVGLNKRDVQLVHLQHPDGKTALERGQVDAWAGLDPLMASAQIQSGAKLLYRNVAFNSYSVLSVKEDFAKQSPEAVEAVIKAYEQARKWAKANPDKVAALLAQESKLPLPVAKLQLSRTNFDQNIPSATQAQALKRSGKILTEEDLVRKGTNVNQVVDQLLDPRFAQKVVK, encoded by the coding sequence ATGTCTTTCAAATCAAAATTTTCTATACCAAAGACTATATTAGCATCAACATTGGGGTTTGTATTTGCTTCATCTGCTTTCGCAGCGATTCCAACTACGTTTAAACTCGACTATGCCTATTATGCTCCAACCAGTTTAGTCGTAAAGGACCAAAAACTTCTTGAAAAAGCGCTGCCCAATACCCAAATTAAGTGGGTATTTAGTCAAGGGAGTAATCGCTCACTAGAATATCTCAACAGTAATAGTATCGATTTTGCATCTACCGCTGGATTGGCAGCTGTATTAAGCAAAGCAAATGGTAGCCCAATTAAAACTGTCTATGTACAAAGCCAGCCCGAATGGACCGCTCTTGTTGTCGCAAAAAATTCACCCATTAAAAGTCTAAAAGACTTAAAAGGTAAAAAAATCGCAGCCACCAAAGGAACAGACCCTTTCTTATTTACTCTACAAGCACTAGATACGGTAGGCTTGAATAAACGAGATGTACAACTGGTCCATTTACAGCATCCAGATGGCAAAACGGCGTTAGAACGTGGTCAAGTCGATGCTTGGGCTGGGCTTGATCCATTAATGGCTTCAGCTCAAATTCAATCGGGTGCCAAATTACTTTATCGTAATGTAGCATTTAATAGTTATAGTGTACTTAGCGTAAAAGAAGACTTTGCAAAGCAAAGCCCAGAAGCTGTTGAAGCCGTTATTAAAGCCTATGAACAAGCCCGAAAATGGGCAAAAGCCAATCCAGATAAAGTAGCAGCTCTTTTAGCTCAAGAATCAAAACTTCCTCTCCCTGTCGCTAAACTACAATTAAGCCGTACCAATTTTGATCAAAATATTCCATCAGCAACTCAAGCACAAGCACTGAAACGTTCAGGTAAAATTTTGACTGAAGAAGACTTGGTAAGAAAAGGCACTAATGTCAATCAAGTGGTTGATCAGTTGTTAGACCCACGTTTTGCTCAAAAAGTCGTGAAGTAA
- the prfA gene encoding peptide chain release factor 1: MKASLRLRLDQLCDRHEELTALLADAEVISDNKRFRKLSREHSDLSEITEVWGKYRQAEEDIETAEMMKADPDFKDMAEEEIQANKTLLEELESQLNILMIPKDPNDSNAAYLEIRAGTGGDEAAIFSGDLFRMYSKYAETQNWRIEVLSENEGEHGGFKEVICRVDGDGVYGRLKFESGAHRVQRVPATESQGRVHTSACTVAILPEIDVDTNVEINPADLRIDTYRASGAGGQHINKTDSAVRITHIPTGTVVECQEERSQHKNKAKAMALLVSRLENAKRAAADAATSEMRRDLVGSGDRSERIRTYNYPQGRMTDHRINLTLYKLDAIMEGDLTELLDSLHREYQADQLAMLAQENGG, translated from the coding sequence ATGAAAGCGTCACTCCGTTTACGACTTGATCAACTCTGTGATCGTCATGAAGAACTTACCGCATTGCTTGCAGATGCTGAAGTGATCTCCGATAACAAACGTTTCCGTAAATTGTCTCGTGAACATAGTGATTTATCTGAAATTACCGAAGTTTGGGGCAAATACCGTCAAGCAGAAGAAGACATTGAAACTGCTGAAATGATGAAGGCGGACCCAGACTTTAAAGATATGGCGGAAGAAGAAATTCAAGCAAATAAAACATTGCTTGAAGAATTAGAAAGCCAACTCAATATTTTGATGATTCCAAAAGATCCAAATGACTCTAATGCAGCTTATTTAGAAATTCGCGCTGGAACAGGTGGGGATGAGGCTGCAATTTTCTCTGGTGATTTATTCCGCATGTACAGTAAATATGCCGAGACACAAAATTGGCGTATTGAAGTACTTTCTGAAAATGAAGGCGAGCATGGTGGTTTTAAAGAAGTCATTTGCCGCGTAGATGGTGACGGCGTTTATGGCCGCTTAAAATTTGAAAGTGGTGCTCACCGAGTACAACGTGTTCCTGCAACTGAATCACAAGGGCGTGTACATACTTCAGCTTGTACAGTTGCGATTTTGCCTGAAATTGATGTTGATACGAATGTTGAAATTAATCCGGCAGATTTACGTATTGACACTTACCGTGCGTCAGGTGCGGGTGGTCAGCACATTAACAAAACTGATTCGGCAGTACGTATTACTCACATTCCAACCGGTACAGTAGTTGAATGCCAAGAAGAACGTTCACAACATAAAAACAAAGCCAAAGCGATGGCTCTTTTGGTATCGCGTTTAGAAAATGCGAAACGTGCAGCAGCTGATGCAGCTACTTCTGAAATGCGCCGTGATTTAGTGGGTTCTGGTGACCGTTCTGAACGTATCCGTACTTATAACTACCCACAAGGGCGGATGACAGACCATCGTATTAACCTCACTTTATATAAGTTAGATGCGATTATGGAAGGTGATTTAACTGAATTACTCGATAGCTTGCATCGTGAATATCAGGCAGATCAGCTTGCGATGCTTGCACAGGAAAATGGCGGCTAA
- a CDS encoding ABC transporter permease, which translates to MSDSFNKAELNQLLAQQALKSQKKHLNNKFIRWFKALLIPVIFLVGCEFLVRNGYIDAYLLPAPSSLWQSFLDLVHSDLFTHIYMSTWRVFVGFIIGSGLGLIFAIWVGLSKEAEAYLEPTFSAIKSIPSLAWIPLLLLWLGIDEGSKITLIAIGAFFPTYTNTVAAIHNVDKKLIEVGKVYRLSAFQRIISIILPAASPGILTGLRNSLSLSWMFMIAAELIAATQGIGYLLSDGRETSRPDIVIIAIILLALLGKVTDSLMKLIENWLLRWRDTLQK; encoded by the coding sequence ATGAGTGATTCATTTAACAAAGCTGAGCTAAATCAGTTACTAGCTCAGCAAGCTTTAAAATCTCAGAAAAAGCATTTAAACAACAAATTTATACGTTGGTTTAAAGCACTACTTATTCCAGTCATCTTTTTAGTGGGTTGTGAGTTTTTAGTTAGAAATGGCTATATCGATGCTTATTTACTCCCTGCACCTAGCAGCTTATGGCAATCTTTTTTAGATTTAGTTCATAGTGATCTATTTACCCATATTTATATGAGTACATGGCGTGTATTCGTGGGTTTTATTATAGGAAGTGGTTTAGGTTTAATTTTTGCGATTTGGGTTGGCTTAAGTAAAGAAGCAGAAGCTTATTTAGAACCAACTTTTTCAGCTATTAAGTCAATCCCAAGTCTTGCATGGATTCCACTTTTATTACTTTGGTTAGGAATTGACGAAGGTTCTAAAATTACATTAATTGCCATTGGAGCTTTTTTCCCAACTTATACCAATACAGTTGCAGCAATTCATAACGTAGATAAAAAGCTCATTGAAGTTGGAAAAGTTTATCGGCTTAGTGCTTTTCAGCGGATTATATCTATTATTTTACCGGCAGCATCTCCAGGCATTTTAACTGGCTTACGCAATAGCTTAAGCTTATCTTGGATGTTTATGATTGCAGCTGAACTGATTGCGGCCACTCAAGGAATTGGCTATTTACTCAGTGATGGCCGAGAAACGTCTCGACCTGATATTGTTATCATTGCAATTATTTTATTGGCGTTGCTAGGTAAAGTAACCGATAGCTTAATGAAACTTATAGAAAACTGGCTATTACGTTGGCGCGATACACTACAGAAATAA
- a CDS encoding AraC family transcriptional regulator has protein sequence MVVQSSLSKGTISIALVHEALSTAYAKGLNTQIILNKAGIPAELLMSPKARVPVTTYAQLWIELANAMNDEFFGMDSHPMRRGSYKLLTKLVSTAETLEKALYDILKFFNFVLDDMRGELIRDQEKAYLLIHDREQPKRMFSYATFLILVHGLMCWLVDQRIGLNSIRVRCPKPSDIQDYLVRFGEDIQFNAEINRVEFDAHYLDIKIKKDKKALYDFLEQTPQNLLVRFKNENALSVLIRRHLLKLHPAQWPELKDVAKQLNISEATIQRRLKHEGVSYQQIKNEIRCDIAVERLSKTNDSIHDISEDLSFQDPSAFHRAFKKWTGVSPGAYRDNLTAHKQ, from the coding sequence ATGGTTGTCCAATCTTCTTTAAGTAAAGGCACAATTTCGATTGCACTAGTACATGAAGCACTGAGTACGGCTTATGCCAAAGGCCTAAATACACAAATAATTCTAAATAAAGCAGGCATTCCCGCTGAATTACTGATGTCTCCAAAGGCTCGTGTACCTGTTACGACATATGCCCAATTATGGATAGAGCTTGCCAACGCCATGAACGATGAGTTTTTTGGTATGGATAGTCATCCCATGCGTCGTGGCAGCTATAAGTTATTGACTAAACTTGTCAGTACGGCCGAAACTTTAGAAAAGGCCCTCTACGATATTTTGAAGTTTTTTAACTTTGTGCTTGATGACATGCGCGGAGAATTAATACGAGATCAAGAAAAAGCTTATTTGCTGATTCATGATCGTGAACAACCTAAACGCATGTTTAGCTATGCAACTTTTTTAATATTAGTACACGGACTTATGTGCTGGTTAGTAGACCAACGAATTGGCTTAAATAGTATTAGAGTACGTTGTCCTAAACCGAGCGATATTCAGGATTATCTCGTACGTTTCGGTGAAGATATTCAATTTAATGCCGAGATAAATCGAGTTGAATTCGATGCCCACTATTTAGATATTAAAATTAAAAAAGATAAAAAAGCGCTTTATGATTTTTTAGAACAAACTCCACAAAATCTTTTAGTTCGCTTTAAAAATGAAAATGCCTTGAGCGTTCTTATTCGTCGTCATTTATTGAAACTCCACCCCGCCCAATGGCCCGAACTCAAAGATGTTGCAAAACAACTCAATATTTCAGAAGCCACCATTCAACGCCGTCTGAAACATGAAGGAGTCAGTTATCAACAAATTAAAAATGAAATCCGCTGTGATATTGCGGTTGAACGTTTAAGTAAAACGAATGACTCAATACATGACATTAGTGAAGATTTAAGCTTCCAAGACCCAAGTGCATTTCACCGTGCCTTTAAAAAATGGACTGGCGTCAGTCCAGGTGCATATCGAGATAATTTAACTGCCCACAAGCAATAA